GCCGAAGCTGATGAATCGAGCAGAATCTTTGATTTTACTGCAATAAGGTGTTTCTCGGCGCCGTCCACAACTCGTGTCAATTCGGTCTCTTCACTGTTACTTTGGGCATCCCTAAAGGCATTGACGTCTATCGCTGAAATTGCATTGACTTCATTCCATTTGGTCAAGTTCTGCGCTCTGAGGCCCAAAAGATTCCTAAAGGAGTCATTTACCATGACGATGTTGTCCGATGAATCTACTACAGCTATTCCGGTCTCCATCTGTTCAAAGATTCGCTCGGTTGTCACCTTCATTACCGAATACTGGCGGCTTATTTCCTGTTGCTTTCTCCGGCTGTCCAGATAGAGCATGGCGGTCAATGTCAGCACAAAGAGAATAAGCGACAAAGTGATCATCTGCTGGTCAAATCCCCTCACGACTGAGTAATAGCCCTCGAGGGACAGCTTGACTCGAAGGAGCCCGAATGGATACCTTCCGGTCGAAAACGGTCTGACCAATTCGAGAGTTTTCTCTCCTTCGATTTCCACAAGCCGACTTGAGATTGTATCACTGTCAAGCGCTTCAGATAGAAACAGATCGGAATTGATCGAGAGAATATCGCCTGGCCTTCGCGAGGCAAAAATAATTCCCTCTGTCGTATGATACAAAATCGAAACGATGCCTTGTTCACGAGCCATATTCTGGACGAGATATCCTATCCCGGTCGTACGAATGGCATCGCTGTAGGTGGAAGCATCCCCAATCAAAACGACCACCTGATTCATTTGTCCATTCAGTTCAAGGTAATAATGCACCGCATCAGAAGATGTTTCCCCTTCAGCAAGCAGAAGGACACGATTGGAATCAGGACTGCCGAGAATTTTTGCGGCAGCTTCGCCTACGAAAGCCGAGACGACAGGCATGCCGGGACGCACGTAGACGTATTCATCCACATCAGCAGCTGAATCGAAAATAAGTATTCCGCGCAGGTCATGAACTCTGGCAAACATCCGCAGTTGGTCGCCGTCAGCGCCGTCGCTGTACTGTTCCTGAAGAAGAGAGACAAGAGAACTGTACTGCCCCTTGACGAGACGGTCGTAGTATGTCTGGGCTGATATGGCGTTCCGGCAGGCTTGGGCGAGCGACTCGGTAAAGGTTTTACCTTGAATAACTAATAACTGATAGCTGTCAGAGCGGGACTGCCGTATGGATATCCAAGTGAACGCAAATACTGCAAGGGCGAGAAAAAACGCGATAGCAAAGGAGGAGTATCGATCGACCGTCTTTTTCTGCCATGAAGGTGAATCGGCCATTGCTGAAGTATAAAGTTCTTAGCCCGAAGACGCAAGAAGAAGTCAAACGGGAATTCGTTTCCGTTCTGGTAATGGACACGGGACATGCTGAAGCTGATTCGTCCGACTGACTGGTAAATCAAAATAGAAAACGGCGCCGCCTGAGAAGCGATAGGCGATTTTCCCCCCGTGAGCATCGACTATCCGCCAGCAGGTTGTCAAGCCGATGCCGTGCCCTTTTCGCTTGGTAGTAAACCGATTGGAGAAGAGCATCTCGATTCGGTCTTCAGGGACGCCCGGCCCGTTATCGCAGACTTCGACCCGCACCCAGTCCCGGTTATCTTGTGAGAAGTGCGAAGTCACGACGCGGATTTCCCTCTTCCCCGTCTCCTCGTCCAGTGCGTCACAGGCATTGTAGAGCAGATTGACAAGAAGCTGTTGGATTTGACCTTGGTCAACCTCATTGAGCGGCAGATCCGAAGAAAGCTTTGTTCCTATATGGACATGATTAAATCGCTTTTGCGGTTTTAGAAAAGCGATGATATTCTCCACAATTTGATTCAGGCTTGTCAACTCAGGATGGGTTCCTTCATGCGGTCTATCCATTAAACCATTGGCAAAACGTGCTATTTTGTCTGTTGTAGTTTTCATAACCTCAAGTTTTGCGGTGATTTTCTCCGGGTCCCCTTTTTTTAGCAGAAGAGGCATCAACTCAATATTGCCTGACAGTATCGCCAGGAAATTATTGATTTCATGCGCGATGTCTCCGGCCATTTCCCCCCGGGTATAGTAGCGGTCGAGACGTATCATCATGTCCTGGAAACCTTTGCTCTCCGAAATATCCCGCAAGATATACAGATACGCTGTTATGTTCTCGGCGCTTATCGTAAGCGGCGTCATAATGACAAAGGCCGGAAACGAATCTCCATTTGAACGCTTGGCCACGACTTCAAATTCACGATAGCCTTGGCTTTCATGCTCGGAGGTGACCTCCTTGTCTATGCTCTGGTCAAATAGCTCAATCATTGCTTTGTCAATAAGCTCCTCTTGTTTGTATCCAAAAGCCTCGGAGGATGCCCGGTTTGCAAGCATGACAATACCATCAGGGGTAGTAACGATAATACTGAGCGGAGAACTATCAATAAGAGTCGCGAGGAAAAGCTGTGACTCGAGGAGGGTGTAGTTTAAAGTATTACAGTACACGGTATATGCCTTTTGGCGTTTGTGTCCTTCCCACAGCGAAGCGCTCATCTTGTTAAAGACTACCGCAAGTTTCTTGAGTTCGTTGTCATGGTCTGATTCCATCAGGTGAAAAACTTCGCCCTCAGCGGTTTTTTCGAGACCATGCATAAGCGTTTCGAGTGGCTTTTTGAAGCGCCTGTTCACAAGATATATAGTTAGCAAAGATAAAAGCGTGGAGACAAGAAAAAGGAGCATGAGGGCGTATTTCAGCTTTGTCCGCGACGACACCACAAGGTTGTCATCGGTCAACAGGAGCAGAAAAAGCGGCTCGGTAGAGGAAGACCGAAGACGGTAGCAGTGGACAGATCGCGCGGGATCAGCTTTAACGGACAATATGAACCCAGGTGCACTCGTATCGGGCATTTTGTTATGATTGCCGCCGACAAGACTCGCGAGTGAGATTTCATTGTCACTCGAATTGTCGTTCTCTTTTTCATGTCTATGGATGAGCGACAACTTCCCAGTCGGGTGCAGCGCTACAATCTCGAGTTTATCAACTGTCGGTTCGGCGTTAATGAGTTCGCCGAGGACGCGGTCAACAGCCTCAGCAGAATTCTGCAAGGCAAGGTTTGACGAATCGACTCGCCCAAAGAGTTGATCGGCCGCATATTTTGAATCACCGAGAGCTGTTGGCTCCGTGCCGTCAATTTTGGGATAAAAGAAAAGCAGTGTCAGGACCGCAAAAATAAAAAAAAACTGAAGGAGTATCAGATTACTGAGGCGCGTAATAAGCCCTGGCCGTAGATTTTTAAGAGATATCATTGATCTGCCTTTCTAATATTGAGATATCGGCAGATTCGTGAATAAGTAGACGGACTGCAGGCAGGAAATAAAAAAGGGAGTGGTGGAGGGGGGATGCCCGACTCTAACGTCAGGTGGCTGGAATTCCAGCGCTCACCACTCCCATTTTATTCAAATCGACAATAATCGGGAGTCTTGTATAATTTCCACTATTCTTTTGAGCAATAGCTATGCCTACCTCCTTGAGGAAATAGCCCTTAAAGTACACGTTCAAATATAAACCCTAACTCGCCATAATGCAAGCACAAATCATTGAGGCCAAATGATGCAGTCGATTTCTCAATGGGCGAAACAGGGTGAAGTAAGCAAATATCTGCATATAGTTCATAAGTAAATAACATCCTTCTCCTTCATTGAATAAGCAAGAAGCATAGGTCCTACGGAGATGAGAAAACGTTTGTCTTTAGCCCGCCAAGTGGAGTTAATTTTGCGGCTAAAATCGTATCATCTTACCTGATACAAAACATGTAGTAAACTCGAAAAAAGCTGAGGCTTCCTTTAGAATCGACTAAAGGTAATTGATATCTCAGGAAAACCTGTTCCGGTGTTTGTACCGAAAACAGTCGATGTTTTATTAAACATTGTGACCTGGACAAGATCAACCCTCCCGAGGGGGGGAGAAATTTCATTCCGATTTGAAGGAAGTTCACGCAAAAAGGCTATTAAAGGAAAGTTCGTTGTATCAGTGAGCCTGTTATAGGGCTCAAGGCTTATAAAGACTGTCCCGACGTTGCCAGTGGCATTGGGCATGAAGTTGAGGGATGGGATACCGAAATCGGCCATAAGGGCTGCTGAATTGAGGAAATCCTCTCCGGGTTTATTCGGAACTTTAAAAGTCGAGTCTCCGGTACTGTCAAACCCTCTGAAAAGTTGGAGGGTATAAGGATTCCCATCGTCCGCCATTGTAATATCGGTGAAAGTACCGGTCGTGAAGAGTCCGCCATTACTTCCCGGTATCCAGTTTTTGCTGTCGGTCAAGTCCCTCCAAGCCGGTCGAGTCATATTACCAAGTGAGTTCTGCGGAGTAGCTACTGTCGGCGGAACTACTATCCACCCTTTCCACTGCCAGCCCCATGCGCTGTAATCCGGGAGACCAAAATTGTCCTGCGAAAAAATATCAATTCGAATTGTCTTCAATGTCGTTCGGGTATCAAATCGAATATCTCGTCTGGTGTACGGATATGTCGTATCAGCCTGCATTACGGAGTCATATCGAATGAATATATGCTGAAACGAGTCAACCCCTATCAGCAGATTATCGGGGCCGTAGTCAATGAGCATTGTATCAGGACGATCGTTAATGATATTGAACACATACTCAGCCTTCAATTCGGTCAGGTTGAGCGTGTCACGCAAAGGCGGAGGTCCAATGATCGGCACAATTTCATCTATACGCGAATTATTGATATTTTCAATATCGAAGGTGTCAAGCAGGGTATCGAGAATACCGCGATAGCTTGAAAACCAGATGCCGGATCCGTCACCCAAGTTTCTATTATTATCTGTAATACCTTCCATATTGAATCGCACGATCGTAGACCATAACCTCTCGCTCAGGGGGAAATTTAGTCGAAGGGTTTGGTCATCTTGTCCGTTAATATTATCGGTGAGCATGATTGAAGCCGGACGGGCCGGATCAGGATCATTCGCGCTATCTTCAACTGAGACAAATACAGATTTAAAGTCAAAAAGGTCGGCCGGTAACGTAAATTGTGAGTTGGTGACCGGTCGGTAATTGCTGTCGAGAAGAATACTTTCAATACTATCTTTCAGGTAAGAAAAGCGGGTAATCGAACGCAAATCGCTGGTAGCGAGATTTGTATCCCTGACCGGCTTGCGGGACACCCAAAGTTCATAAACCATTCCCGGCGGCGGACTCGGAAGCCGTTCGATTTTTAAGGAAAGATTAGTTGTTGAGACAGGGGTCAGGACATCATCGGGCTGCGAGCAACCTGAGAAAACAGCGACGGCTGCCAAAGTAGTCAACAAAGACGCAAAACGAATATCTCGAATCGACATCAAACTCATCCTCCTCCGGAATGACCGGCTCTTGTGAATAAATCCCAACCGTATACGGGCTAAAGTATACACTCCCCCCCCTTCCCTGTCAAGCCTATAAACAGGATTAGGCAAGACTTTAACTGTCAAAACAATGACGCGTATAGGGCTGGCGGCGTTGTAAAGAAATATTTCAATAAGACGATAATATCCCTATCGAATGACTCTATGGAAAAGGGAAACGATTGAACAGGCGAACGATAG
This is a stretch of genomic DNA from Candidatus Zixiibacteriota bacterium. It encodes these proteins:
- a CDS encoding ATP-binding protein yields the protein MADSPSWQKKTVDRYSSFAIAFFLALAVFAFTWISIRQSRSDSYQLLVIQGKTFTESLAQACRNAISAQTYYDRLVKGQYSSLVSLLQEQYSDGADGDQLRMFARVHDLRGILIFDSAADVDEYVYVRPGMPVVSAFVGEAAAKILGSPDSNRVLLLAEGETSSDAVHYYLELNGQMNQVVVLIGDASTYSDAIRTTGIGYLVQNMAREQGIVSILYHTTEGIIFASRRPGDILSINSDLFLSEALDSDTISSRLVEIEGEKTLELVRPFSTGRYPFGLLRVKLSLEGYYSVVRGFDQQMITLSLILFVLTLTAMLYLDSRRKQQEISRQYSVMKVTTERIFEQMETGIAVVDSSDNIVMVNDSFRNLLGLRAQNLTKWNEVNAISAIDVNAFRDAQSNSEETELTRVVDGAEKHLIAVKSKILLDSSASAIVITIHDITRLREFERTAARKERLSEMGNLAAGVAHEIRNPLNTISIAAQRLALEFSPKEGEGEYRSFTQTIRDETKRLNEIITRFLTLAKEEKRNTQDVDIDQLIEALARLWRPELDRLGITLDSQLNADALVAGDPDRIKGVFANLFSNAKEALSGNKNGEIQIITKISNSMVLIEFSDNGQGIPPTLKEKVFTPYFTTKETGTGLGLPAVHSIVTELGGEIRLGKSKIGGATFVISLSQIKKKSSP
- a CDS encoding ATP-binding protein; this encodes MISLKNLRPGLITRLSNLILLQFFFIFAVLTLLFFYPKIDGTEPTALGDSKYAADQLFGRVDSSNLALQNSAEAVDRVLGELINAEPTVDKLEIVALHPTGKLSLIHRHEKENDNSSDNEISLASLVGGNHNKMPDTSAPGFILSVKADPARSVHCYRLRSSSTEPLFLLLLTDDNLVVSSRTKLKYALMLLFLVSTLLSLLTIYLVNRRFKKPLETLMHGLEKTAEGEVFHLMESDHDNELKKLAVVFNKMSASLWEGHKRQKAYTVYCNTLNYTLLESQLFLATLIDSSPLSIIVTTPDGIVMLANRASSEAFGYKQEELIDKAMIELFDQSIDKEVTSEHESQGYREFEVVAKRSNGDSFPAFVIMTPLTISAENITAYLYILRDISESKGFQDMMIRLDRYYTRGEMAGDIAHEINNFLAILSGNIELMPLLLKKGDPEKITAKLEVMKTTTDKIARFANGLMDRPHEGTHPELTSLNQIVENIIAFLKPQKRFNHVHIGTKLSSDLPLNEVDQGQIQQLLVNLLYNACDALDEETGKREIRVVTSHFSQDNRDWVRVEVCDNGPGVPEDRIEMLFSNRFTTKRKGHGIGLTTCWRIVDAHGGKIAYRFSGGAVFYFDLPVSRTNQLQHVPCPLPERKRIPV